The Pseudomonadota bacterium genome has a window encoding:
- a CDS encoding cobalamin-dependent protein (Presence of a B(12) (cobalamin)-binding domain implies dependence on cobalamin itself, in one of its several forms, or in some unusual lineages, dependence on a cobalamin-like analog.) has protein sequence MSDADVFKTITELVISLDEDKAMAAVQKALDEGYDPLEILQKGVIVGLRVIGDKFGSGEYFLPELMMGADLSEACTNKIMEKIPEQANASRGVVLLGAVQGDLHDIGKSLVLRQISLAGYKVHDLGINVPSMTFIDKARELNADIIGLSAFLDATRPFYAEVINYLNDMGLRNKYKVIIGGVAASAELAESIGADGWAPDAPSAVKLCDKIMGQ, from the coding sequence ATGAGTGATGCTGATGTTTTTAAAACTATAACTGAGCTGGTAATTTCTCTGGACGAAGATAAAGCTATGGCTGCTGTACAGAAAGCTCTTGACGAAGGCTATGATCCGTTGGAAATCCTTCAAAAGGGCGTAATTGTCGGACTTAGGGTAATCGGCGATAAGTTTGGCAGTGGAGAATATTTCTTGCCGGAATTGATGATGGGCGCTGATCTTAGTGAGGCTTGTACAAACAAAATTATGGAGAAGATTCCTGAGCAAGCCAATGCCTCACGCGGAGTAGTGTTGCTCGGTGCTGTGCAGGGAGACCTTCATGACATTGGCAAGAGTTTGGTTTTAAGGCAAATAAGTCTTGCCGGATACAAAGTTCATGATCTCGGTATCAATGTGCCCAGCATGACCTTTATTGACAAGGCCAGAGAACTTAATGCGGATATTATTGGACTCTCAGCATTTCTTGATGCAACCCGTCCTTTCTACGCCGAAGTGATAAACTACCTGAACGATATGGGATTACGAAACAAGTACAAGGTCATCATCGGCGGAGTAGCTGCATCGGCAGAATTAGCTGAATCAATAGGTGCCGACGGGTGGGCGCCCGATGCTCCATCAGCAGTTAAGCTCTGTGACAAGATCATGGGCCAGTAA
- a CDS encoding spirocyclase AveC family protein, which translates to MLHFDNPSFIWIQEIIIPIISIIMLTLFIRQSFRAKALTFGALLYISATTMFWQEWYCDWGAYLLFNPAFSLMPWGSTLWTAPNKPWAIILSYGPFFTTIYLLMLALINKFHNKYPNLEKNRWILVVVIPSFYLFDLLFEGFAASQGWWSYTDYIGPALATERGNFPVVYPIILFVFYGLITTWMLLRNSPDERVRFESWFGVEGIKAGWKRELTRLVAWIVVMNGLFIIFLSGPLVAVRELFGNPSLLVP; encoded by the coding sequence ATGCTTCATTTTGACAATCCATCTTTTATCTGGATCCAGGAAATTATCATACCTATTATATCCATTATCATGCTCACTTTATTTATCCGTCAGTCCTTTCGTGCCAAAGCTCTTACTTTCGGAGCACTTTTGTATATTTCCGCCACAACCATGTTCTGGCAGGAATGGTATTGTGATTGGGGTGCATATCTGCTCTTTAACCCTGCATTTTCTCTAATGCCTTGGGGCTCAACCCTTTGGACTGCACCGAACAAACCATGGGCGATTATACTGTCTTACGGCCCTTTCTTTACTACTATATATCTGTTGATGCTTGCTCTGATCAATAAGTTTCACAACAAATATCCAAATTTAGAAAAAAACCGCTGGATACTTGTTGTTGTGATACCAAGCTTTTATCTTTTTGATCTGCTTTTTGAAGGCTTTGCTGCAAGTCAGGGTTGGTGGTCCTACACAGATTACATAGGACCTGCACTTGCAACTGAAAGAGGTAACTTTCCTGTTGTATATCCTATAATACTTTTTGTTTTTTACGGATTAATTACCACCTGGATGCTGTTACGTAACAGCCCGGATGAACGGGTTCGGTTTGAATCATGGTTTGGAGTTGAAGGGATAAAAGCAGGATGGAAGCGCGAACTAACACGTCTGGTAGCATGGATAGTAGTAATGAACGGACTTTTTATAATATTTTTATCTGGTCCGCTTGTCGCTGTGCGGGAGTTGTTCGGAAACCCTAGTTTACTAGTGCCATGA